In Leptospira stimsonii, the following proteins share a genomic window:
- the metX gene encoding homoserine O-acetyltransferase MetX: MNEPGSIGIVETKFAEFKELPLDNGSVLSPVTIAYETYGTLSPSKNNAILVCHALSGDAHAAGYNSPNDKKPGWWDDYIGPGKSFDTNQYFVICSNVIGGCKGSSGPLSMHPETGTPYGSRFPFVSIQDMVRAQKLLVESLGISKLLCVAGGSMGGMQALEWSIAYPDSLLNCIVMASTAEHSAMQIAFNEVGRQAIVSDPNWNNGLYDENSPRKGLALARMVGHITYLSDDKMREKFGRNPPRGNILTTDFAVGSYLIYQGESFVDRFDANSYIYVTKALDHYSLGKGKELTAALAPATCRFLVVSYSSDWLYPPAQSREIVKSLEAADKRVFYLELQSGEGHDSFLLKNTKQIEILKGFLEGSN; encoded by the coding sequence ATGAATGAACCCGGATCGATCGGAATTGTAGAAACAAAATTTGCGGAGTTCAAAGAACTTCCTTTGGACAACGGATCCGTCTTATCACCGGTAACGATCGCCTACGAAACATACGGCACTCTCTCTCCTTCCAAAAACAACGCAATCTTAGTCTGTCACGCGCTCTCCGGTGATGCGCACGCCGCCGGTTACAACTCACCGAATGATAAAAAGCCGGGATGGTGGGACGATTATATCGGACCGGGAAAGTCTTTTGATACGAACCAGTATTTTGTCATTTGTTCGAACGTAATCGGCGGTTGTAAAGGTTCTTCCGGTCCCCTTTCGATGCACCCGGAAACAGGAACACCGTACGGTTCCCGATTTCCATTCGTTTCGATCCAAGATATGGTACGCGCTCAGAAACTTCTGGTAGAATCCTTGGGAATCTCCAAACTCCTCTGCGTCGCAGGCGGTTCGATGGGCGGAATGCAGGCCTTGGAATGGAGTATCGCTTATCCGGATTCTCTCTTGAATTGTATCGTCATGGCCTCCACGGCGGAACATTCCGCGATGCAAATCGCCTTCAACGAAGTAGGAAGACAAGCGATCGTCTCCGATCCGAATTGGAACAACGGTCTCTACGACGAAAATTCTCCTCGCAAAGGTTTAGCGCTCGCGAGAATGGTCGGGCATATCACGTATCTTTCCGATGACAAGATGAGAGAAAAGTTCGGCAGAAATCCGCCTCGGGGAAACATTCTTACAACCGATTTTGCTGTGGGAAGTTATCTCATCTATCAAGGTGAAAGTTTTGTGGATCGGTTTGACGCGAATTCTTATATCTACGTAACCAAGGCTCTGGATCACTACAGTTTAGGAAAGGGCAAGGAATTAACTGCCGCCCTCGCTCCCGCAACGTGTAGATTTTTAGTCGTGTCTTACAGTTCGGATTGGTTGTATCCACCCGCTCAATCCAGAGAAATCGTAAAGTCTTTGGAAGCCGCGGACAAACGGGTTTTTTACTTGGAACTGCAATCCGGAGAAGGGCACGATTCTTTTCTACTCAAGAATACGAAACAAATCGAAATCCTAAAAGGTTTTTTAGAAGGTTCGAACTAA
- the mce gene encoding mammalian cell entry protein Mce encodes MSSLRYLLVGIIFTAAVGVVGYFTIITEGGPVKKRGEFMKITFRNAEGIKVGNKVTVQGVPFGYVSSIRLIQIDENGLEVQSGDLGIGTRVEVTLLLKEKIRLYDNYDIIIKNESLLTGRVISIDPGTTDPESQKLKTRSTPVTMIDYKTVGALKGRVLQDPLVSLSELISENRGDIRKTFSNIADITTKINTGDGSLGRLINNDDVHKNVNTVLTDAQIVLRELREGLEDTREQAPVTSFIRAALSAF; translated from the coding sequence ATGAGTTCACTGCGTTATTTACTCGTCGGAATCATCTTTACGGCGGCCGTCGGAGTTGTAGGTTATTTTACGATCATCACCGAAGGAGGCCCCGTCAAAAAACGAGGAGAATTTATGAAGATCACCTTTCGAAACGCGGAAGGAATCAAGGTGGGAAACAAAGTTACCGTACAAGGGGTTCCCTTTGGTTATGTTTCCTCGATCCGACTCATCCAAATCGACGAAAACGGTCTCGAAGTACAAAGCGGAGATCTGGGAATCGGAACGCGAGTGGAAGTCACACTCCTCTTAAAAGAAAAGATCAGACTCTACGACAACTATGACATCATCATCAAAAACGAAAGTCTTTTGACCGGTCGCGTCATCTCGATCGATCCTGGAACAACGGACCCGGAATCTCAAAAACTAAAAACGAGATCGACTCCAGTTACCATGATCGACTATAAAACCGTCGGAGCCTTAAAAGGAAGGGTTTTGCAGGATCCATTGGTAAGTTTATCGGAACTCATTTCCGAAAACCGGGGTGATATACGAAAAACATTCTCGAACATCGCCGACATCACAACCAAAATCAATACAGGAGACGGAAGTTTGGGAAGATTGATCAACAACGACGACGTCCATAAGAATGTAAACACGGTCCTGACGGACGCACAAATCGTCTTACGGGAACTCAGAGAAGGATTGGAAGATACGAGGGAACAAGCCCCTGTGACGAGCTTCATCCGTGCCGCTTTAAGCGCTTTTTAA
- a CDS encoding NAD(P)-dependent oxidoreductase, which translates to MNQYTISIIGTGIMGRGIASNLLNAGYKVRLYARNTEKIRDLKNENSEIFTTSTQAAKESDLVILCLTEDEVVEKEVLRSGLLETKPKVILDCGTTSLPLTIRLAKECAERKIRFYDSPMTGSKNAARDGQILFMIGARKEEVTDVQFFLDTCGKNTVYCGKVGDGQKAKLALNMIQAGIFEVYMEGFALAQNSGVDAEILKDILLQSAAKSGIAEFKFPFVFSGNYETHFSLKNMRKDVFHAIELAKESQTDLSLCQNLPSIYDKGMNAGYGENDFCSLNEVTAKIRPPK; encoded by the coding sequence ATGAATCAATATACTATTTCCATAATCGGAACAGGAATCATGGGGCGAGGAATAGCCTCGAATCTATTAAACGCAGGATACAAGGTTCGACTTTACGCAAGGAACACCGAAAAGATCAGGGATCTCAAAAATGAAAATTCTGAAATCTTCACGACGTCCACACAAGCGGCTAAAGAAAGCGATCTGGTCATTCTTTGTCTTACCGAAGACGAAGTCGTGGAAAAGGAAGTCTTACGATCGGGTTTATTGGAAACAAAGCCGAAAGTAATCCTGGATTGCGGAACCACTTCTCTTCCCTTGACCATTCGTTTAGCGAAAGAATGTGCCGAAAGAAAAATTCGTTTTTATGATTCTCCGATGACCGGATCTAAAAACGCGGCAAGAGACGGCCAGATTCTTTTTATGATCGGAGCCAGGAAAGAAGAAGTCACAGACGTTCAATTCTTCTTGGATACTTGTGGAAAGAATACGGTCTATTGTGGAAAAGTTGGAGACGGACAAAAGGCAAAACTTGCATTGAACATGATCCAAGCGGGAATCTTCGAAGTTTATATGGAAGGATTTGCGCTCGCTCAGAATTCCGGAGTTGACGCTGAAATTCTAAAAGACATTCTTCTTCAATCTGCGGCAAAATCCGGAATCGCAGAATTCAAGTTTCCTTTCGTGTTCAGCGGAAACTACGAAACACACTTCTCACTCAAAAATATGAGAAAAGACGTCTTTCACGCGATCGAACTCGCGAAAGAATCCCAAACGGATTTGTCCCTTTGCCAAAATCTTCCTTCGATCTACGACAAAGGAATGAACGCCGGATACGGCGAAAACGACTTCTGCAGTCTCAACGAAGTTACAGCGAAGATCCGTCCTCCCAAATGA
- a CDS encoding ABC transporter ATP-binding protein, which produces MEPLAIELKNIHKSFGSRKILSGLDLQVRKGETLVIVGPSGTGKSVTLKHITGLLEPDAGECYIFGESISRVNTKTKEKLRARMGVLFQSGALINWLTVFDNVALPLREHKLATEQKIKEIVMEKLKLVDMVIAKDNFPNDISGGMKKRAGIARAITTNPEIILYDEPTSGLDPVMSNVINELVLKIQKETGAAQVVVTHDMSSAYMIADRISFVYKGKIVFTGTAQEIQNSDNELIQQFIHGKTKGPMILETK; this is translated from the coding sequence ATGGAACCTCTTGCAATCGAACTCAAAAACATCCATAAAAGTTTCGGAAGTAGAAAGATACTTTCGGGCCTGGATCTCCAAGTAAGAAAAGGAGAAACCTTAGTGATCGTCGGTCCGTCCGGAACTGGAAAATCCGTCACTCTCAAACATATCACAGGACTTCTCGAACCCGATGCCGGAGAATGTTATATCTTCGGGGAAAGTATATCCAGAGTGAATACCAAAACCAAAGAGAAGTTACGGGCAAGAATGGGGGTTCTATTTCAATCGGGAGCGTTGATCAACTGGTTGACCGTGTTCGATAACGTGGCCCTCCCATTGCGGGAACACAAACTTGCGACCGAGCAAAAGATCAAAGAGATCGTGATGGAAAAACTTAAATTAGTGGATATGGTGATCGCAAAGGATAATTTTCCGAACGATATTTCCGGAGGAATGAAAAAAAGGGCCGGAATCGCAAGAGCCATCACTACAAATCCGGAAATCATTCTTTATGACGAACCCACTTCCGGTCTGGATCCGGTGATGTCTAACGTGATCAACGAACTCGTTCTTAAGATTCAAAAGGAAACCGGTGCCGCGCAAGTCGTAGTCACTCACGATATGTCCAGCGCCTATATGATCGCGGATCGAATCAGCTTTGTCTATAAGGGTAAAATCGTATTTACCGGAACCGCACAAGAGATCCAGAACTCGGATAACGAACTAATCCAACAATTCATTCATGGAAAGACGAAGGGTCCGATGATCCTGGAAACAAAATAG
- the metW gene encoding methionine biosynthesis protein MetW, producing the protein MTPLEKKTTIDLTLKERPDFAYILNLIPSGSRVLDLGCGNGTLLYLLKEKGIRGQGIEKDEDCIVECIQRGVYVHHGDIDEGLEHHQDKRFDFVILNQTIQETRNPGEILKESLRIGKKVIVAFPNFGHWNVRWTILTTGKTPVTDLLPYRWFNTPNLHFLSVLDFIEFCEIQKFKIEDRAYFRDLSRVTFRPNFFSKLALFVIS; encoded by the coding sequence ATGACTCCTCTGGAAAAAAAAACAACGATTGATCTGACTCTCAAAGAAAGACCGGACTTCGCATACATTCTCAATCTCATTCCTTCGGGTTCGAGAGTTTTAGATCTTGGTTGTGGGAACGGCACTCTCCTTTATCTTTTAAAGGAAAAGGGAATCCGCGGTCAAGGAATCGAAAAGGACGAAGACTGTATCGTGGAATGTATCCAACGCGGAGTCTATGTTCATCACGGTGATATCGACGAAGGACTGGAACACCATCAGGACAAACGTTTTGATTTTGTGATTCTCAACCAGACGATTCAAGAAACGAGAAACCCCGGTGAAATTCTAAAAGAATCCTTACGGATCGGAAAAAAAGTCATTGTAGCGTTTCCAAACTTCGGTCATTGGAATGTGCGCTGGACGATCTTGACGACTGGAAAAACTCCCGTAACGGACCTACTTCCCTATCGATGGTTCAACACACCGAACCTTCACTTTCTTTCTGTTTTGGATTTTATAGAATTCTGCGAGATCCAAAAATTTAAGATCGAAGACCGCGCCTACTTCCGAGACTTAAGCCGGGTTACATTCCGGCCCAACTTCTTTTCCAAACTTGCGCTTTTTGTAATCTCTTAA
- the impL63 gene encoding cytoplasmic membrane protein ImpL63, with translation MIQSSKYFFFFLFLFFVAVSGIYSQGTQLWTPPGRQYMHPTDPFTYDMGINKYDKDYYLYVAPTANFNFGGDFGASLTVPLNFLLYDVEPKQENSKIGKLRAFDYNEKSDYLRLINNIWFGQFGKYTPGEITYSAYLGKMFDGYIGHGTIVNRYINNQRLDVYNVGLQADMNSDFGGVQVFSNSIYTRDVSSARVYIRPFAVGFKLFDIITGRSKTFAMLTVGQGNVADEAGRKKVYEEVGAEEKESYRALIEDQKTKEKKEEMIPADKKPEKNQNLKELFNQDHFANRFAIGYTTAFDNKAPTELKFDTTGKLRVDDNDNPLVKSVEKLTISGYDFEYKLISSKYVELTPYYDVNKIKQIDGAHGTHYGAIFRFGGKDIYMQVKPEYRSMTANYIPMYFDSFYELERYQSNLQSNIPQTKLEAAKLKDPDGPKVKGYYTTVLFNFYKIALEGNYENYSGPNNSRVFVGVYLPLGSLVLLNGYYMKKGFDENKEAFKLDDRSQGALELAINLGFAAIRLQNVRKWVYDTSVNQYVAQDEQKVLFSSNLTF, from the coding sequence ATGATCCAAAGCTCGAAATACTTTTTCTTTTTTCTTTTCCTATTCTTCGTGGCCGTTTCCGGGATCTATTCACAGGGAACTCAGCTCTGGACCCCGCCGGGAAGGCAATATATGCATCCTACCGATCCTTTCACGTACGACATGGGGATCAATAAATACGATAAGGACTATTATCTTTACGTAGCACCAACCGCGAATTTTAACTTTGGTGGGGACTTTGGCGCCTCGCTCACGGTTCCTTTGAACTTTCTTCTCTATGACGTGGAACCCAAGCAAGAGAATTCAAAGATCGGAAAGCTCCGCGCCTTTGATTACAACGAAAAGAGCGATTATCTTCGTTTGATCAATAATATCTGGTTCGGCCAGTTTGGAAAATATACACCCGGCGAAATTACGTATTCTGCGTATTTAGGGAAGATGTTCGACGGTTATATCGGACACGGAACGATCGTAAATCGGTATATCAACAACCAACGATTGGACGTCTATAACGTCGGTCTCCAAGCGGACATGAACAGCGACTTCGGGGGAGTTCAGGTTTTTTCAAACTCGATTTATACTCGCGATGTCAGTTCGGCCAGGGTTTATATTCGTCCCTTTGCGGTCGGATTCAAACTTTTCGATATCATCACCGGGAGATCCAAGACGTTTGCGATGCTCACCGTCGGACAAGGGAACGTAGCCGATGAAGCCGGTAGAAAAAAAGTCTACGAAGAAGTTGGAGCCGAAGAAAAAGAATCCTATCGAGCGCTGATCGAAGACCAGAAGACGAAGGAAAAAAAAGAGGAGATGATTCCCGCCGATAAAAAACCGGAAAAGAACCAGAATCTGAAGGAGCTATTCAATCAAGATCATTTTGCAAATCGTTTCGCGATCGGTTATACGACCGCCTTTGACAACAAGGCTCCTACCGAGTTGAAGTTTGACACAACCGGTAAGCTCAGGGTGGATGATAACGACAATCCACTTGTGAAGTCCGTCGAAAAACTGACGATTTCCGGTTACGACTTTGAATACAAACTTATCAGTTCTAAATACGTGGAACTGACTCCATACTACGACGTAAATAAAATCAAACAAATCGACGGAGCGCACGGAACCCACTACGGAGCGATTTTCCGATTCGGTGGAAAAGATATCTACATGCAGGTCAAACCGGAATATAGGAGCATGACGGCGAATTATATTCCGATGTATTTTGATAGTTTTTACGAATTGGAAAGATATCAGAGCAATTTACAAAGTAATATTCCTCAGACAAAACTCGAGGCCGCGAAGTTGAAAGATCCGGACGGACCCAAGGTAAAAGGATATTATACTACGGTCCTTTTTAATTTTTATAAGATCGCATTGGAAGGGAACTACGAAAACTATTCCGGACCGAACAACTCAAGGGTTTTTGTCGGGGTTTATCTTCCGCTCGGAAGTTTGGTTCTTTTGAACGGATATTATATGAAGAAAGGTTTTGATGAAAACAAAGAGGCATTCAAACTGGACGATCGTTCTCAAGGCGCTCTGGAACTCGCGATCAATTTGGGTTTTGCCGCGATTCGTCTTCAGAACGTAAGAAAATGGGTCTATGATACTTCGGTAAATCAGTATGTCGCCCAGGACGAACAGAAGGTTTTATTTTCGAGTAATCTTACTTTTTAA
- a CDS encoding O-acetylhomoserine aminocarboxypropyltransferase/cysteine synthase family protein: MPRNYKPETIALHGGQSPDPTTTSRAVPLYQTTSYVFKDTDHAARLFGLQEFGNIYTRLMNPTTDVLEQRVAALEGGVAALATASGQAAETLALLNIVETGQEIVASASLYGGTYNLLHYTFPKLGIKVHFVDPSNPENFRKAVNDKTRAFYAETLGNPKLDTLDLEAIAKVAHESGVPFIVDNTLPSPYLVNPIEHGADIVVHSLTKFLGGHGTSIGGIIIDSGKFNWGNGKFKNFTEPDPSYHGLKFWDVFGKFEPFGGVNIAYIIKARVQGLRDTGAAISPFNAWQIIQGVETLPLRLRKHSENALAVAEYLSKHPKVSWVNYPGLKSDKNYALAKKYHKRDLFGAILGFGIKGGVAEAKKFIDNLELFSLLANVGDAKSLAIHPASTTHQQLTPEEQVSAGVTPDFVRLSVGLENIDDILFDLEEALKKV; this comes from the coding sequence ATGCCAAGAAATTATAAACCTGAGACAATTGCATTGCACGGGGGCCAATCTCCCGATCCAACGACCACTTCCAGAGCGGTTCCTCTCTACCAAACGACTTCCTACGTTTTTAAAGATACGGATCACGCCGCCAGACTCTTCGGTCTGCAAGAATTCGGTAATATTTATACAAGATTGATGAACCCAACCACCGACGTCCTCGAACAAAGAGTCGCCGCTCTCGAAGGTGGGGTTGCCGCGCTTGCAACAGCCTCCGGTCAAGCCGCAGAAACGTTAGCTCTTTTGAATATCGTGGAAACCGGTCAGGAAATCGTAGCTTCCGCTTCTCTCTACGGTGGAACTTACAACCTTCTTCATTATACGTTTCCGAAACTGGGAATCAAGGTTCACTTTGTGGATCCTTCCAATCCCGAAAATTTCAGAAAGGCAGTGAATGATAAGACCCGGGCGTTCTATGCAGAAACCTTGGGAAATCCAAAGTTAGACACCTTGGATCTCGAAGCGATCGCGAAAGTCGCACATGAATCCGGAGTTCCCTTCATCGTGGATAACACACTTCCCTCTCCATATTTGGTAAATCCGATCGAACACGGAGCCGATATCGTCGTTCACTCTCTTACAAAATTCTTAGGTGGCCACGGAACTTCGATCGGAGGGATCATCATCGATTCCGGTAAGTTCAACTGGGGCAACGGTAAGTTTAAGAATTTTACCGAGCCGGACCCGAGTTACCACGGACTCAAATTCTGGGACGTCTTCGGAAAATTCGAGCCGTTTGGCGGAGTGAACATCGCTTATATCATCAAAGCAAGAGTACAAGGTTTGAGAGATACGGGAGCGGCCATTTCTCCTTTCAATGCTTGGCAGATCATCCAAGGTGTGGAAACTCTTCCTCTTCGCCTTCGTAAACATTCCGAAAACGCATTGGCCGTTGCGGAATATCTGAGCAAACATCCGAAAGTTTCTTGGGTCAACTATCCAGGTCTGAAATCCGATAAAAATTATGCGCTCGCTAAGAAGTATCACAAGAGAGATCTCTTCGGCGCGATCCTAGGTTTCGGTATCAAAGGTGGAGTTGCGGAAGCGAAGAAGTTCATCGACAATCTAGAACTTTTCTCACTGCTCGCAAACGTGGGAGATGCGAAGTCGCTCGCGATTCATCCGGCTTCCACCACTCACCAACAGTTGACTCCGGAAGAACAAGTTTCCGCCGGCGTGACTCCAGACTTCGTACGCCTTTCGGTCGGTCTGGAAAACATCGACGATATTCTTTTCGATTTGGAAGAAGCTCTGAAGAAAGTTTGA
- a CDS encoding RsmE family RNA methyltransferase, which translates to MNLLICKEEWRIGNSNRFRIVDPIKVKHILEILHKRAGDRLKAGIINESLGQWLIEESNSKEILGTYKPILKPKPRFLEVQILLAVNRPPTIRKILELAGTWGIDGIRFFLSKNSRKEYLTSPVWKPEEIEKELIEGMEQGKNIFLPKVELDFKNSLETILSEMETKQNVHFRFLLDRKGKSISRITEEYHSKDREYSHIRMFVVIGPESGFVKKEVDFWKGNHFESVTVSDKVLRTETAVAFLLSRLEEESLFKK; encoded by the coding sequence GTGAACTTACTCATTTGCAAAGAAGAATGGAGAATCGGAAACTCCAACCGTTTTCGAATCGTAGATCCGATCAAGGTCAAGCATATATTAGAAATTCTGCATAAACGAGCCGGAGACCGGCTCAAGGCGGGAATCATCAATGAGAGCCTCGGGCAATGGTTGATTGAGGAATCGAACTCGAAAGAAATCTTAGGAACTTACAAACCGATTCTCAAACCCAAGCCACGTTTTCTGGAAGTCCAGATTCTACTCGCGGTCAATCGCCCTCCTACGATCCGAAAAATTCTCGAACTCGCCGGGACCTGGGGAATCGACGGGATCCGATTCTTTCTCTCGAAGAACTCCAGAAAAGAATATCTCACCTCTCCCGTTTGGAAACCGGAAGAAATCGAAAAAGAACTGATCGAAGGAATGGAACAGGGAAAAAATATCTTTTTACCCAAGGTAGAATTGGATTTCAAAAATTCTTTGGAGACAATTCTTTCGGAGATGGAAACAAAACAAAACGTTCACTTCCGATTCCTACTGGATCGAAAAGGAAAATCGATCTCTCGAATTACAGAAGAATATCATAGTAAGGATAGAGAATATTCTCATATTCGAATGTTTGTGGTCATCGGACCGGAAAGCGGTTTTGTAAAAAAGGAAGTCGACTTCTGGAAAGGAAATCATTTTGAAAGCGTCACCGTTTCCGACAAAGTTCTGAGAACGGAAACCGCAGTCGCGTTTTTACTTTCCAGATTGGAAGAAGAATCTCTTTTTAAAAAGTAA
- a CDS encoding D-alanine--D-alanine ligase: protein MAKIAVFFGGSSTEHSISIRTGCFICKTLHTMGHSVKPILLTKDGGWVVPLEYRIELPFESVNSPDSFLEEFEKRNGVKRSPILPSLDAEIVFLGLHGGKGEDGSIQGFLSVLGIPYTGSGVTASAIAMDKTRANQIFLQSGQKVAPFFEIRKVEYESSPKDAVTKLASLGFPQFLKPVEGGSSVSTHKINDSSQLETELASLFQADTKVMSQAFLSGTEVSCGVLERYRNGELQTIALPATEIVPGGEFFDFESKYKSGGSNEITPARIPDDQMKRVQELSISAHRSLGCRGYSRTDFIIVNGEPHILETNTLPGMTETSLIPQQAKAANIPMEEVFADLIEIGLKNSLS from the coding sequence TTGGCTAAGATCGCAGTCTTTTTTGGTGGCAGTTCTACGGAACACAGTATCTCGATTCGAACCGGATGTTTTATTTGTAAGACTCTGCATACGATGGGACATTCGGTCAAACCCATTCTCTTAACCAAGGACGGAGGCTGGGTTGTTCCTTTAGAGTATCGGATAGAGCTTCCATTTGAGTCAGTCAATTCTCCGGATTCTTTTTTGGAAGAATTTGAAAAAAGGAACGGCGTAAAACGATCTCCGATTCTTCCGTCCTTGGATGCCGAGATCGTTTTTTTGGGACTTCACGGTGGAAAGGGGGAAGACGGATCGATTCAAGGTTTTTTGAGCGTTTTGGGAATTCCATACACAGGATCGGGGGTGACCGCTTCCGCGATCGCTATGGATAAGACCCGAGCAAATCAAATTTTCCTGCAATCCGGGCAGAAAGTCGCTCCGTTTTTTGAAATTCGGAAAGTGGAGTATGAATCTTCCCCCAAAGATGCGGTTACAAAACTTGCGAGTCTTGGGTTCCCTCAATTTCTAAAACCCGTCGAAGGCGGCTCGAGCGTTTCCACGCATAAGATCAATGATTCATCCCAACTCGAAACGGAATTGGCTTCTCTATTTCAAGCCGATACCAAAGTGATGAGCCAAGCTTTCCTTTCAGGAACGGAAGTTTCTTGCGGAGTTTTAGAACGGTATCGAAACGGAGAATTACAAACGATCGCGTTACCCGCAACCGAGATCGTTCCAGGCGGAGAATTTTTCGACTTCGAGTCCAAATACAAATCGGGCGGTTCCAACGAAATCACTCCCGCAAGAATTCCGGACGATCAGATGAAACGTGTGCAGGAACTCTCGATCTCCGCGCACCGATCCTTGGGTTGTAGAGGTTATTCCAGAACCGATTTTATCATCGTAAACGGAGAACCTCATATTTTGGAAACGAACACGTTACCCGGAATGACGGAGACGAGTCTCATTCCGCAACAAGCGAAAGCGGCCAACATTCCGATGGAAGAAGTTTTCGCAGATCTTATTGAAATCGGATTAAAAAATTCTCTTTCTTAA
- a CDS encoding GDYXXLXY domain-containing protein → MRILKYLLLVSFGIPVLFFAAEIVYLEFGKKSGKELILPIQGYDPRDLLSGHYLRYSISYQTEILCSDSNRETIRRKTKTEESHCVCYSHSGKILEGEGFFVENCDPDTLKSRDLCRVYLRGSCNSGRFKIGNERYYVNEQKAGEYEARLRKEKGVHIRLKVDTEGRAITDALIWEDGSSL, encoded by the coding sequence ATGAGAATTCTAAAATATTTGTTGCTCGTTTCGTTTGGAATTCCGGTCTTATTCTTCGCGGCGGAAATTGTATATTTAGAATTTGGAAAGAAATCCGGGAAAGAATTGATTCTTCCCATTCAAGGTTATGACCCGAGGGATTTGCTTTCGGGCCACTACCTTCGTTATAGTATTTCATACCAAACCGAAATCCTATGTTCGGATTCGAATCGAGAAACGATTCGAAGAAAAACGAAAACCGAAGAATCGCATTGTGTCTGTTATTCGCATTCCGGAAAGATTCTGGAAGGGGAAGGATTTTTTGTGGAAAACTGCGACCCCGATACTCTGAAGAGTCGAGATCTTTGTAGGGTTTATCTTCGTGGTAGTTGCAATTCCGGAAGATTTAAGATCGGGAATGAAAGATACTACGTGAACGAGCAAAAGGCCGGCGAATACGAAGCACGTCTTCGTAAGGAGAAGGGAGTTCACATCCGTTTGAAAGTGGATACGGAGGGAAGAGCAATCACCGACGCTCTCATTTGGGAGGACGGATCTTCGCTGTAA
- a CDS encoding MlaE family ABC transporter permease translates to MIENLKSRSTEFFYASGFTILLVYESILNLPYSFFKRKEILDQMYITGVGSISVVSIVAVFTGMIMSLNTGLGLKDFGAEGQIGLLMTITLTREMSPFMTALILSASIGSAMAAEIGTMKVSEEIDALEVMSIDPVRYLIFPRILGFSVMVPVLCVYSTILGIIGGAIVGYFQLGIDYFTYFRDVFDRVASIPGLKDLYVGILKGFIFGIIVSSISCSHGLRTSGGAIGVGRATRESVVTSFLMVIFTGYMITALLYRE, encoded by the coding sequence ATGATTGAAAATTTAAAATCCAGATCCACCGAATTTTTTTATGCGAGCGGTTTTACGATTCTCTTGGTATATGAGAGTATTCTAAACCTTCCCTACAGTTTTTTCAAAAGAAAAGAAATTCTGGATCAGATGTATATCACAGGAGTGGGAAGTATCTCCGTAGTATCGATCGTGGCGGTTTTTACGGGAATGATCATGTCACTGAACACCGGCTTGGGTCTAAAGGACTTCGGAGCCGAAGGACAAATCGGACTACTGATGACGATCACGCTCACGCGGGAGATGTCTCCGTTTATGACAGCCTTGATTCTTTCGGCGTCCATCGGATCCGCGATGGCGGCGGAAATTGGAACGATGAAAGTCTCCGAGGAAATCGACGCCCTCGAAGTGATGTCCATCGATCCGGTGCGTTATCTGATCTTTCCAAGAATCCTAGGTTTTTCCGTCATGGTCCCGGTTCTTTGTGTGTATTCCACCATACTCGGAATCATCGGAGGAGCGATCGTCGGCTATTTTCAATTAGGAATCGATTATTTTACGTATTTCAGGGATGTCTTTGATCGAGTCGCCTCCATCCCGGGACTCAAAGATTTGTATGTAGGAATTCTCAAAGGATTTATTTTCGGAATCATCGTATCCTCGATTTCCTGTTCTCACGGATTGAGAACTTCGGGCGGAGCGATCGGAGTCGGACGAGCCACGAGAGAATCCGTTGTGACCTCTTTCTTGATGGTCATCTTCACCGGATATATGATTACCGCCCTTCTTTATAGAGAATAG